The window CGAAGCTTTCAGGCCCATGCAGGAGGATATCATTGAATCGGTTCATTCAGGTTCAGATACTTTGGCATTATTACCCACCGGAGGAGGGAAGTCTATTTGCTTTCAAGTCCCTGCTCTTATGTCGGAAGGTTTATGCCTGGTGATTTCTCCTTTGATTGCTTTAATGAAGGATCAGGTTGAGCAATTGAAGAAAAGAAATATTCCTGCTGCAGCAATTTATTCTGGAATGACCTATCGAGAGATAGATATATTATTGGACAATGCGGCTCATGGCGCTTATAAGTTTCTCTATATCTCTCCTGAAAGACTTAAAACTGAATTATTTGCTGAACGAGTTAAAAAGATGAACCTCAATCTTCTCGCAATAGATGAGGCGCATTGTATTTCTCAGTGGGGATATGACTTCCGTCCTCCCTATTTAGAGATTAGTAACTTCAGAGAAGTTTATCCAGATTTAACCTGTATAGCGCTAACAGCCACTGCAACTGAAGAAGTTAAAATAGACATTCAGGATAAGCTTAATTTTAGTAAGGCTAATGTATTCCAAAAAAGCTTTGCTCGTGATAACTTATCCTATTCAGTTCGGAATGTTGATAATAAAGAGTCTAAGCTATTTGAAATATTAAGCAAAATCCCAGGAAGTTCAGTTGTATATGCCAGAAATAGAAGACGGACAAAAGAAATCGCTCAATCCTTACAAAAGAATGGCTTTGCAGCAGACTACTATCATGCAGGATTATCCCAAGCAGACAGAAATGCCAAACAAGATGCATGGTTAAATAATAGGACAAGAATAATTGTAGCCACTAATGCTTTTGGAATGGGGATCGATAAGGCAGATGTACGGACCGTTATTCATTGGGAGTTGCCAGATAATTTAGAATCTTATTATCAAGAAGCAGGTAGGGCAGGAAGAGATGAAAAACCAGCCTATGCAGTTGCGCTATATCATGAGCAGGATTTTAAAGAAATGGAAGAGCGTTTTGAACTGGCTCATCCGGATCTGGAATTCCTTAAAAAATTATATCAATCGCTGGCTAATTACTTTAAAATCGCTATTGGGTCTGGTGAGATGCAAAATTATACCTTTGAAATTTTAGATTTTTGTCAGCACTATCAATATGAGGTTTATAAAGTGTTTAATGC is drawn from Marivirga arenosa and contains these coding sequences:
- a CDS encoding RecQ family ATP-dependent DNA helicase, with amino-acid sequence MQKSNAIDILQKYWGYEAFRPMQEDIIESVHSGSDTLALLPTGGGKSICFQVPALMSEGLCLVISPLIALMKDQVEQLKKRNIPAAAIYSGMTYREIDILLDNAAHGAYKFLYISPERLKTELFAERVKKMNLNLLAIDEAHCISQWGYDFRPPYLEISNFREVYPDLTCIALTATATEEVKIDIQDKLNFSKANVFQKSFARDNLSYSVRNVDNKESKLFEILSKIPGSSVVYARNRRRTKEIAQSLQKNGFAADYYHAGLSQADRNAKQDAWLNNRTRIIVATNAFGMGIDKADVRTVIHWELPDNLESYYQEAGRAGRDEKPAYAVALYHEQDFKEMEERFELAHPDLEFLKKLYQSLANYFKIAIGSGEMQNYTFEILDFCQHYQYEVYKVFNALKILEEEGFIQLNEQFYRPSALHINMDYKDLYAYEIANAKFEKLIKTVLRIYGGELYQQVIFINELQVAKMAEMSPYEVVKQLNYLNKEGVVDYTPKSDSPQLTFLQARLDANKLPINKKRLEERKQSKWAKLMAVKNYTENELVCRTLKLLQYFGEYNDQNCGVCDVCLSKKKDKVQNSNLENLVIQLLENGEMTIDQIAENIKDHSKEEVISIIRLLDDEGKLRISKYGTVTL